A window of Ruania suaedae contains these coding sequences:
- a CDS encoding sensor histidine kinase encodes MRSEERRRPGLKELPLRVHLVLIMVALLVAALVATGVVTMTLLKRSLIAQVDDNLDNAVQLLENRGPFDPQDEREQPVTTYYVRVLATDGSTFMDIPATTGTDAVPDIPSVAYDQLDTLAGKTQTIGSVEGGSTWRMVLLPGFVGQDTPVTVAVALPMDDVTATLAQMQLFTLLVGLGVVTLAAAGGYVAVQRSLRGLRDIEDTAAAVASGDLSRRAPVAPDTTEVGRLAVSFNSMVATLETSFAAQAASEARMRRFVSDASHELRTPLASIRGYGELYRMGAVPQEELATTMGRIESEAVRMGSLVNDLLALARLDEGRDLRRDEVDLTAIAGDAVGDLKALDPSRPVELVTSGPVLVTGDGDRLRQVVTNLIGNVVQHTPAGTPVELHTGLAGEGAVLAVVDHGPGVAEKDADRIFERFYRPDTSRTRTSGGSGLGLAIVATIVAAHGGTVAHQPTPGGGATITVRLGRSTTPA; translated from the coding sequence GTGCGCAGTGAGGAACGGCGCCGCCCGGGGCTCAAGGAGCTGCCGTTGCGCGTGCACCTGGTCCTGATCATGGTGGCGCTGCTCGTGGCGGCACTCGTGGCCACCGGCGTGGTGACGATGACGCTGCTCAAGCGGTCCCTGATCGCCCAGGTCGATGACAATCTCGACAACGCCGTGCAGCTGTTGGAGAACCGCGGTCCGTTCGATCCGCAGGACGAGCGGGAGCAACCGGTCACGACGTACTACGTGCGCGTGCTGGCCACCGACGGCTCCACGTTCATGGACATCCCGGCCACCACCGGGACCGACGCGGTGCCGGACATCCCGTCGGTCGCCTACGACCAGCTCGACACCCTGGCGGGCAAGACCCAGACCATCGGATCGGTCGAAGGCGGCTCCACGTGGCGGATGGTGCTCCTGCCCGGCTTCGTCGGCCAGGACACACCCGTCACCGTGGCCGTCGCCCTCCCGATGGACGATGTGACGGCGACCCTCGCCCAGATGCAGCTGTTCACCCTGCTCGTCGGGCTCGGGGTGGTGACCCTGGCCGCGGCCGGCGGTTATGTCGCCGTGCAGCGCTCCCTGCGGGGCCTGCGTGATATCGAGGACACCGCCGCCGCGGTGGCTTCGGGGGACCTGAGCCGGCGCGCCCCGGTGGCCCCGGACACCACCGAGGTGGGCCGCCTGGCCGTCTCCTTCAACTCGATGGTCGCGACCCTGGAGACCTCCTTCGCCGCTCAGGCGGCCTCGGAGGCGCGGATGCGCCGGTTCGTCTCCGACGCCTCCCACGAGCTGCGGACCCCGCTGGCCTCGATCCGCGGGTACGGCGAGCTGTACCGGATGGGCGCCGTCCCGCAGGAGGAGCTCGCCACCACGATGGGGCGGATCGAGAGCGAAGCGGTCCGGATGGGCTCGCTGGTCAACGACCTGCTCGCCCTCGCCCGGCTGGACGAGGGCCGGGACCTGCGCCGCGACGAGGTGGACCTGACCGCGATCGCCGGCGACGCCGTCGGGGACCTCAAGGCGCTGGACCCCTCCCGGCCGGTGGAGCTGGTCACCTCCGGTCCGGTGCTGGTGACCGGCGACGGCGACCGGTTGCGGCAGGTGGTGACGAACCTGATCGGCAACGTCGTCCAGCACACCCCGGCCGGTACGCCGGTGGAGCTGCACACCGGTCTCGCCGGCGAGGGGGCCGTGCTCGCGGTGGTCGACCACGGCCCCGGGGTGGCTGAGAAGGACGCCGACCGCATCTTCGAACGGTTCTACCGCCCGGACACCTCCCGCACCCGCACCTCCGGCGGTTCCGGCCTCGGCCTGGCGATCGTGGCGACCATCGTGGCCGCGCACGGCGGCACCGTGGCCCACCAGCCCACCCCCGGTGGCGGGGCGACCATCACCGTCCGGCTCGGGAGATCAACGACGCCGGCGTGA
- a CDS encoding response regulator transcription factor, translating to MSTAQETSAEARLLVVDDEPNIRELLSASLRFAGFEVTVAADGQEALRLAREVTPDLIVLDVMLPDLDGFAVTRRLRETGTHVPVLFLTAKDDTGDKVAGLTVGGDDYVTKPFSLDEVIARIRAVLRRAQTVAPAGEDSLLRVADLEMDEDAHEVRRGGVEIELSPTEFTLLRYLMLNAGRVLSKAQILDHVWAYNWGGDGAIVESYISYLRRKVDTPFAETGPALIHTKRGVGYVLRAQ from the coding sequence ATGAGCACCGCACAGGAGACCTCCGCCGAGGCCCGGCTGCTGGTCGTCGACGACGAACCCAACATCCGCGAGCTTCTCTCCGCCTCCCTCCGGTTCGCCGGCTTCGAGGTGACGGTGGCCGCGGACGGCCAGGAGGCGCTGCGCCTGGCTCGCGAGGTGACGCCCGACCTGATCGTCCTGGACGTGATGCTGCCGGACCTGGACGGCTTCGCCGTCACCCGCAGGCTGCGCGAGACCGGGACGCACGTGCCGGTGCTCTTCCTCACTGCCAAGGACGACACCGGCGACAAGGTGGCGGGGCTGACGGTCGGTGGCGACGACTACGTCACCAAGCCGTTCAGCCTGGACGAGGTCATCGCCCGCATCCGTGCGGTGCTGCGGCGGGCTCAGACCGTGGCGCCGGCGGGTGAGGACTCGTTGCTACGGGTGGCCGACCTGGAGATGGACGAGGACGCACACGAGGTGCGCCGGGGCGGCGTCGAGATCGAGCTCTCACCCACCGAGTTCACGCTGTTGCGCTACCTGATGCTCAACGCCGGGCGGGTGCTGTCTAAGGCGCAGATCCTCGACCACGTGTGGGCCTACAACTGGGGTGGTGACGGCGCGATCGTGGAGTCCTACATCTCCTACCTGCGCCGGAAGGTGGACACCCCGTTCGCCGAGACCGGCCCGGCGCTGATCCACACCAAGCGCGGCGTGGGGTACGTGCTCCGTGCGCAGTGA
- a CDS encoding ROK family transcriptional regulator, with protein MSAHRSGGPLREGKLLPRDARHHNRALVLRHLRRSPETSRSDLARSTQLSRITVSELVAALIDEGLVEETGVRTSDGPGKPARLLRIVSGARNVLTCDLSRQEVFHGALADLDGTLLDRMEVPVADAGPDTLVAAVDLVQGLVGRAQVPLLGIGVGVPGIVDEDGAVQRSTNLGWRAVRLGDVLRAETGLPVTVLNDGDAGALAEISCAGASGDVLVVRVGRGLGAGLVLGGELVRGSAFSAGEFGHVRLEDPALTGGGPVRGRTIEQLVQEAAAPAFAGGTLREVFDAQQEVGRRLGVVLAVVVGMLDVAEVVLAGDPRVVTDVTTASMAAEVESRIASDVHHLTARTSGLGAEAVLLGAAGQVLADRAGL; from the coding sequence ATGAGCGCCCATCGTTCCGGGGGCCCGCTGCGCGAGGGCAAGCTCCTCCCGCGCGATGCCCGGCACCACAACCGCGCCCTGGTGCTGCGCCATCTGCGCCGCTCACCCGAGACCAGCCGCTCCGACCTCGCCCGCAGCACGCAGCTGTCGCGCATCACCGTCTCCGAGCTCGTCGCCGCCCTCATCGACGAGGGCCTGGTGGAGGAGACCGGCGTGCGCACCAGCGACGGGCCGGGCAAACCCGCACGCCTGCTGCGCATCGTCTCGGGTGCGCGCAACGTCCTCACCTGCGACCTCAGCCGCCAGGAGGTCTTCCACGGTGCCCTCGCCGACCTGGACGGCACGCTCCTGGACCGGATGGAGGTGCCGGTGGCCGACGCAGGCCCGGACACCCTCGTGGCCGCGGTCGACCTGGTCCAAGGTCTGGTCGGACGAGCCCAGGTGCCGCTGCTGGGCATCGGCGTCGGCGTGCCCGGGATCGTCGACGAGGACGGCGCGGTGCAACGCTCCACCAACCTGGGGTGGCGAGCCGTCCGCCTCGGGGACGTGCTCCGGGCCGAGACCGGCCTTCCGGTCACCGTGCTCAACGACGGCGACGCCGGCGCGCTCGCCGAGATCTCCTGCGCGGGCGCCTCGGGTGATGTGCTGGTGGTCCGGGTGGGCCGCGGCCTGGGTGCCGGCCTGGTGCTGGGCGGCGAGCTCGTCCGCGGTAGCGCTTTCTCCGCCGGCGAATTCGGGCACGTGCGGTTGGAGGACCCGGCGCTCACCGGCGGTGGGCCCGTCCGGGGCCGCACGATCGAGCAACTGGTGCAGGAGGCGGCCGCCCCGGCGTTCGCCGGCGGCACGCTACGGGAGGTGTTCGACGCCCAGCAGGAGGTCGGGCGCCGGTTGGGTGTGGTGCTGGCGGTCGTGGTGGGCATGCTCGACGTCGCCGAGGTGGTCCTGGCCGGGGATCCGCGGGTGGTCACGGACGTGACGACGGCCTCGATGGCCGCGGAGGTGGAGTCACGGATCGCCTCCGATGTGCACCACCTCACGGCCCGGACCAGCGGCCTCGGGGCGGAGGCCGTGCTGCTGGGCGCGGCCGGTCAGGTCCTGGCCGACCGAGCCGGTCTGTGA
- a CDS encoding RidA family protein, protein MSVKQQVSTDAAPAPLSVFSQGVRRGPFLQVSGQGPVDPASGEYLFAGDVKAQTKRTLANILAILEAGEATLADVMMFRVYLTKREDFAPFNEAYAEFLQENGAGDVLPSRTTVFTGLPREEMLVEIDAFAVCD, encoded by the coding sequence ATGAGTGTGAAGCAGCAAGTATCCACCGATGCCGCCCCGGCCCCGCTGTCGGTCTTCTCCCAGGGTGTGCGTCGCGGCCCGTTCCTGCAGGTTTCCGGGCAGGGGCCGGTGGATCCGGCCTCGGGCGAGTACCTGTTCGCCGGGGATGTGAAGGCGCAGACCAAGCGCACGCTCGCGAATATCCTGGCCATTCTGGAGGCGGGCGAGGCGACCTTGGCGGATGTGATGATGTTCCGTGTCTATCTGACCAAGCGAGAGGATTTCGCTCCTTTCAACGAGGCCTATGCCGAATTCCTCCAGGAAAATGGCGCAGGTGATGTCCTTCCGTCGCGGACGACGGTTTTCACGGGCCTTCCCCGGGAAGAGATGCTGGTGGAGATCGACGCCTTCGCCGTCTGCGACTGA